One part of the Mycobacterium marinum genome encodes these proteins:
- a CDS encoding VWA domain-containing protein — MTLPLLGPMTLSGFAHSWFFLFLLVVAGLIAVYVVLQLARQKRMLRFANMELLESVAPQRPSRYRHIPAMLLALSLVLFTVAMAGPTHDVRIPRNRAVVMLVIDVSQSMRATDVEPNRMVAAQEAAKQFADELTPGINLGLIAYAGTATVLVSPTTNRAATKAALDKLQFADRTATGEAIFTALQAIATVGAVIGGGDTPPPARIVLFSDGKETMPTNPDNPKGAYTAARTAKDQGVPISTISFGTPYGFVEINDQRQPVPVDDETMKKVAQLSGGNSYNAATLAELNSVYASLQQQIGYETIRGDASMGWLRLGALVLVAAALAALLINRRLPT, encoded by the coding sequence ATGACATTGCCGTTGCTGGGGCCGATGACGCTGTCCGGCTTTGCACACTCTTGGTTCTTCCTATTCCTCTTGGTCGTCGCCGGGTTGATCGCGGTCTACGTCGTGCTGCAACTGGCGCGCCAGAAGCGGATGCTGCGGTTCGCCAACATGGAGCTGTTGGAGAGCGTGGCCCCCCAGCGGCCCTCGCGCTACCGTCACATTCCGGCGATGCTGCTGGCCCTATCGTTGGTGCTGTTCACCGTCGCCATGGCCGGGCCGACGCACGACGTCCGGATTCCACGCAACCGCGCGGTGGTCATGCTGGTGATCGACGTATCGCAGTCGATGCGGGCCACCGACGTCGAGCCCAACCGCATGGTCGCGGCGCAAGAGGCCGCCAAACAGTTCGCCGACGAGCTGACCCCCGGGATCAACCTTGGGCTGATCGCCTACGCCGGCACCGCGACGGTCCTGGTCTCGCCGACGACCAATCGGGCGGCGACCAAGGCCGCGCTCGACAAGCTGCAGTTCGCCGACCGCACCGCCACCGGGGAAGCGATCTTCACGGCCCTGCAGGCCATCGCCACCGTCGGAGCGGTGATCGGTGGTGGCGACACACCACCGCCGGCTCGCATCGTGCTGTTCTCCGACGGCAAGGAGACGATGCCGACCAATCCGGACAACCCCAAGGGCGCCTATACCGCCGCACGCACGGCCAAGGACCAGGGTGTTCCGATCTCGACGATCTCCTTCGGCACCCCGTACGGCTTTGTCGAGATCAACGATCAGCGCCAGCCGGTGCCCGTCGACGACGAGACGATGAAGAAAGTCGCCCAGCTCTCCGGCGGAAACTCCTACAACGCCGCGACCCTGGCCGAGTTGAACTCGGTCTACGCCTCGCTGCAGCAGCAGATCGGGTACGAGACGATCAGAGGCGACGCCAGCATGGGTTGGCTGCGTCTGGGCGCGCTCGTCTTGGTGGCAGCGGCACTGGCCGCGCTGCTCATCAACCGCCGGTTGCCGACCTAG
- the fabG1 gene encoding 3-oxoacyl-ACP reductase FabG1, protein MTDTATEQNTESAADGGKPAFVSRSVLVTGGNRGIGLAIAQRLAADGHRVAVTHRGSGAPEGLFGVECDVTDNDAVDRAFKEVEEHQGPVEVLVSNAGLSADAFLIRMTEERFEKVIDANLTGAFRVAQRASRSMQRKKFGRLIFIGSVSGSWGIGNQANYAASKAGVIGMARSIARELSKVNVTANVVAPGYIDTDMTRALDERIQEGALQFIPAKRVGTAAEVAGVVSFLASEDASYISGAVIPVDGGMGMGH, encoded by the coding sequence GTGACTGATACGGCCACCGAGCAAAACACCGAAAGTGCCGCCGACGGCGGCAAACCCGCATTCGTATCCCGCTCAGTCCTGGTGACGGGCGGAAACCGGGGGATAGGTCTGGCGATCGCGCAGCGACTGGCCGCCGATGGTCACAGGGTGGCCGTCACGCACCGCGGATCCGGGGCACCCGAGGGGCTGTTCGGCGTCGAGTGTGACGTCACCGACAACGACGCCGTCGACCGCGCGTTCAAAGAGGTCGAGGAGCACCAGGGCCCGGTCGAGGTGCTGGTGTCCAACGCCGGCCTGTCCGCGGACGCCTTTCTCATTCGGATGACCGAGGAGAGGTTCGAAAAGGTCATCGATGCCAACCTCACCGGGGCATTCCGGGTGGCTCAGCGCGCATCTCGCAGCATGCAGCGCAAGAAGTTCGGCCGGCTGATCTTCATCGGTTCGGTCTCCGGTAGCTGGGGGATTGGCAACCAGGCCAATTACGCCGCCTCCAAGGCAGGTGTGATCGGGATGGCGCGCTCGATCGCCCGCGAGCTGTCGAAGGTCAATGTGACCGCCAATGTGGTGGCGCCGGGCTACATCGACACCGATATGACCCGCGCGCTGGATGAGCGGATTCAGGAGGGGGCGCTGCAGTTCATCCCGGCCAAGCGGGTCGGCACCGCCGCCGAGGTCGCCGGGGTGGTCAGCTTCCTGGCCTCCGAGGATGCGAGCTACATCTCCGGTGCGGTCATCCCCGTCGATGGCGGCATGGGTATGGGCCACTGA
- the inhA gene encoding NADH-dependent enoyl-ACP reductase InhA — protein sequence MAGLLEGKRILVSGIITDSSIAFHIARVAQEQGAQLVLTGFDRMRLIQRIVDRLPQKAPLIELDVQNEEHLASLAGRVTEVIGEGNKLDGVVHSIGFMPQSGMGINPFFDAPYEDVSKGIHISAYSYASLAKALLPIMNPGGSIVGMDFDPTRAMPAYNWMTVAKSALESVNRFVAREAGKYGVRSNLVAAGPIRTLAMSAIVGGALGEEAGAQIQLLEDGWDQRAPVGWNMKDPTPVAKTVCAVLSEWLPATTGDIIFADGGAHTQLL from the coding sequence ATGGCAGGACTGCTGGAAGGCAAACGGATCCTGGTCTCCGGGATCATCACCGACTCCTCGATCGCGTTTCACATCGCCCGGGTGGCCCAGGAACAGGGTGCCCAACTGGTGTTGACCGGTTTCGACCGGATGCGGCTGATCCAGCGCATCGTGGACCGGTTGCCGCAGAAGGCTCCGCTGATCGAACTCGACGTGCAAAACGAAGAGCATCTGGCCAGCCTGGCGGGTCGGGTCACCGAGGTGATCGGGGAGGGCAACAAGCTCGACGGAGTGGTGCACTCGATCGGCTTCATGCCGCAAAGCGGAATGGGCATCAACCCGTTCTTTGATGCGCCCTACGAGGACGTCTCCAAGGGCATCCACATTTCCGCGTATTCCTATGCTTCGCTGGCCAAGGCGCTGCTGCCGATCATGAATCCCGGCGGTTCCATCGTCGGTATGGACTTCGATCCCACTCGGGCGATGCCGGCCTATAACTGGATGACGGTTGCCAAGAGTGCGCTGGAGTCGGTCAACCGCTTTGTCGCGCGTGAGGCTGGCAAGTACGGCGTTCGTTCGAATCTGGTTGCAGCAGGACCGATCCGGACCCTGGCAATGAGCGCGATCGTCGGCGGTGCGCTCGGCGAGGAAGCCGGCGCACAGATTCAGCTGCTCGAAGATGGCTGGGATCAACGAGCTCCGGTCGGATGGAACATGAAGGATCCCACGCCGGTCGCCAAGACGGTGTGTGCGGTGCTGTCCGAATGGCTCCCGGCGACCACGGGCGACATCATCTTCGCCGATGGTGGCGCACACACTCAATTGCTGTAG
- a CDS encoding ferrochelatase, whose protein sequence is MEFDAVLLLSFGGPEGPEQVRPFLENVTRGRGVPPERLDAVAEHYMHFGGVSPINGINRALVTELRAEVGLPVYFGNRNWEPYVEDTVMAMRDNGVKRAAVFATSAWSGYSGCTQYVEDIARARRAAGPDAPELVKLRSYFDHPLFVEMFAEAIAAAAATVPKGARLVFTAHSIPVAADRRCGPGLYSRQVAYAASLVAAAAGYDDYDLAWQSRSGPPQVPWLEPDVADHLEMLRAGGVKAVIVCPIGFVADHIEVVWDLDAELRAQAQDAGIALARAATPNADRRFARLARGLIEELRSGGELARVGGPDPVSGCLAGVNGEPCRPPHCAARETAPQGA, encoded by the coding sequence ATGGAATTTGATGCCGTCCTGCTGCTGTCCTTCGGTGGGCCGGAAGGTCCGGAGCAGGTGCGGCCGTTCCTGGAGAACGTGACCCGCGGCCGCGGAGTGCCGCCCGAGCGGCTCGACGCGGTGGCGGAGCACTATATGCATTTCGGTGGGGTGTCGCCGATCAACGGCATCAACCGGGCGCTAGTCACCGAGCTGCGCGCCGAAGTCGGCCTGCCAGTGTATTTCGGCAACCGCAACTGGGAGCCCTACGTCGAGGACACCGTTATGGCGATGCGCGACAACGGTGTTAAACGAGCGGCGGTTTTCGCCACCTCGGCCTGGAGCGGGTATTCCGGCTGCACTCAGTACGTCGAGGACATTGCCCGAGCGCGTCGGGCCGCCGGGCCGGATGCACCCGAACTGGTGAAGCTCAGAAGCTATTTCGATCATCCGTTGTTTGTCGAGATGTTCGCCGAGGCCATTGCGGCTGCTGCGGCAACGGTGCCGAAAGGCGCCCGCTTGGTGTTCACCGCGCACTCGATTCCGGTGGCCGCGGATCGGCGCTGTGGGCCCGGGCTCTACAGCCGCCAAGTTGCCTATGCCGCAAGCCTGGTCGCCGCGGCGGCGGGATATGACGACTATGATCTGGCCTGGCAGTCGAGATCAGGACCGCCCCAGGTTCCGTGGCTCGAGCCCGATGTCGCTGACCATCTCGAGATGCTGCGCGCCGGCGGCGTCAAAGCCGTGATCGTCTGTCCCATTGGATTTGTCGCCGATCACATCGAAGTGGTGTGGGATCTCGACGCTGAGTTGCGGGCTCAGGCGCAGGATGCCGGGATCGCACTTGCCCGGGCCGCCACGCCGAATGCCGATCGCCGATTCGCGCGGCTGGCCCGGGGCTTGATCGAGGAACTTCGCAGCGGTGGTGAGCTGGCCCGAGTCGGCGGCCCGGATCCCGTGTCCGGATGTCTGGCCGGCGTCAACGGTGAGCCGTGCCGCCCACCACATTGCGCCGCGCGGGAAACAGCACCTCAGGGGGCCTGA
- a CDS encoding NfeD family protein, whose product MPVALIWLIAALVLAGAEALTGDMFLLMLSGGALAASGISWLTDWPLWADGAVFLIVSVLLLALVRPALRRKLAPAKALQLGIKALEGKNALVLDRVARDNGQVKIEGEVWTARPLNDGDVFEPGDSVTVVHIEGATAVVFRDV is encoded by the coding sequence ATGCCTGTCGCGCTGATCTGGCTGATTGCAGCGTTGGTGCTCGCCGGAGCCGAGGCGTTGACCGGCGACATGTTTTTGCTGATGCTCAGTGGTGGCGCTTTGGCTGCTTCGGGAATCAGCTGGCTGACGGACTGGCCGCTGTGGGCCGATGGGGCGGTTTTCCTCATCGTTTCGGTTTTGCTGCTTGCCCTGGTTCGGCCCGCGCTGCGGCGTAAGCTGGCTCCCGCCAAAGCCCTGCAGCTGGGGATCAAGGCGCTCGAGGGCAAGAACGCGCTGGTGCTGGATCGGGTTGCTCGCGACAACGGGCAGGTGAAAATTGAGGGCGAGGTGTGGACGGCGCGCCCGCTGAACGACGGCGATGTGTTTGAGCCGGGTGATTCGGTGACGGTAGTGCACATCGAGGGTGCTACCGCCGTGGTCTTCAGGGACGTATAG
- a CDS encoding SPFH domain-containing protein: MDDAVVGLVFLAVLVIFAIIVVAKSVALIPQAEAAVIERLGRYSRTVSGQLTLLVPFIDRVRARVDLRERVVSFPPQPVITEDNLTLNIDTVVYFQVTVPQAAVYEISNYIVGVEQLATTTLRNVVGGMTLEQTLTSRDQINGQLRGVLDEATGRWGLRVARVELRSIDPPPSIQASMEKQMKADREKRAMILTAEGTREAAIKQAEGQKQSQILAAEGAKQAAILAAEADRQSRMLRAQGERAAAYLRAQGEAKAIQKTFAAIKAGRPTPEMLAYQYLQTLPEMARGDANKVWVVPSDFNAALQGFTRMLGKPGEDGVFRFEASPVEDLPKHATDGDDDEVSDWFSTETDPAIAQAVAKAEAIARKPVEGPVGSPPELGPYNR, translated from the coding sequence ATGGACGATGCGGTTGTTGGCCTGGTGTTTTTAGCTGTTCTGGTGATATTCGCCATCATCGTGGTCGCCAAGTCGGTTGCGCTGATCCCTCAGGCTGAGGCCGCCGTGATCGAACGGCTGGGTCGATACAGCCGCACGGTCAGTGGTCAGCTGACGTTGCTGGTGCCATTCATTGATCGCGTCCGCGCCCGCGTGGATCTGCGCGAGCGGGTGGTGTCCTTTCCGCCGCAGCCGGTGATCACCGAGGACAACCTGACGCTCAACATCGACACCGTGGTGTATTTCCAGGTCACGGTTCCGCAGGCCGCGGTGTATGAGATCAGCAACTACATCGTGGGCGTCGAACAGCTCGCCACGACGACGCTGCGTAACGTCGTCGGCGGGATGACGCTCGAGCAGACGCTGACCTCTCGTGACCAGATCAATGGCCAGTTGCGCGGGGTGCTCGACGAGGCGACCGGCCGTTGGGGCCTGCGGGTGGCGCGCGTCGAACTGCGCAGCATCGACCCACCGCCGTCCATTCAGGCGTCGATGGAAAAGCAGATGAAGGCCGACCGGGAGAAGCGCGCGATGATCCTGACCGCCGAAGGCACCCGGGAGGCGGCCATCAAACAAGCCGAAGGGCAGAAGCAGTCCCAGATCCTGGCGGCCGAGGGCGCCAAGCAGGCCGCGATCCTGGCAGCTGAGGCCGACCGGCAATCACGGATGCTGCGTGCTCAGGGTGAACGTGCCGCGGCTTACTTGCGGGCGCAGGGTGAGGCCAAGGCCATCCAGAAGACATTCGCCGCGATCAAGGCCGGGCGGCCCACCCCGGAGATGCTGGCCTACCAGTATCTGCAGACGCTGCCGGAGATGGCGCGCGGCGACGCCAACAAGGTCTGGGTGGTGCCCAGTGACTTCAACGCGGCGCTGCAAGGTTTCACCAGAATGTTGGGTAAGCCGGGGGAGGACGGGGTGTTCCGCTTCGAGGCCTCCCCGGTCGAGGACCTGCCCAAGCATGCGACAGACGGCGACGACGACGAAGTCTCGGATTGGTTCTCCACCGAAACCGACCCGGCGATCGCGCAAGCGGTCGCCAAGGCCGAGGCCATAGCGCGCAAGCCCGTGGAGGGCCCAGTGGGCTCGCCGCCCGAACTGGGGCCATACAACCGATGA
- a CDS encoding DoxX family protein, which produces MSVVTSPKAYAVLGVFQAGDAVACAIPLPPIAKILDDLGVPEAVRPVFPVVKAAAAVGLFSVTRFPALARLTTAMLTLYFVLAVAAHVRVRDKIVNIIPAASFLATFAVMTVKGPDQA; this is translated from the coding sequence ATGAGCGTCGTGACGTCACCGAAGGCCTATGCGGTGCTGGGCGTGTTCCAGGCCGGAGATGCCGTGGCGTGCGCGATTCCGTTGCCCCCGATCGCCAAGATCCTCGATGACCTGGGCGTTCCCGAAGCGGTGCGCCCGGTTTTTCCGGTAGTCAAGGCCGCCGCGGCGGTCGGTCTGTTCTCGGTCACCCGATTTCCCGCCTTGGCCAGGCTGACCACAGCGATGTTGACCCTATATTTCGTGCTGGCTGTGGCGGCCCACGTTCGGGTGCGGGACAAGATCGTCAACATCATCCCCGCGGCCTCGTTTCTGGCCACCTTCGCGGTAATGACGGTCAAAGGGCCCGACCAGGCTTAG
- a CDS encoding nitroreductase family deazaflavin-dependent oxidoreductase, with amino-acid sequence MSLVAKTGARLMRSRTLMRAPIWIYRARAGAVFGSRMLMLEHIGRKSGTPRNAVLEVVDHPAPDTYVIASGFGKNSQWYRNIVANPRVRVYVGSHRAAPATARVLEQAEADQALASYRSHHPAAWENLKQVIEETLGSPITDTDTALPMVELRLD; translated from the coding sequence ATGTCACTAGTAGCCAAGACCGGTGCACGGCTGATGCGCTCCCGCACGCTCATGCGCGCGCCCATCTGGATTTATCGGGCGCGGGCAGGCGCCGTTTTCGGGTCGCGGATGCTGATGCTCGAACACATCGGCCGCAAATCCGGCACGCCGCGCAACGCCGTGCTGGAGGTCGTCGATCACCCGGCGCCGGACACCTACGTCATCGCTTCCGGGTTCGGGAAGAACTCCCAGTGGTACCGCAATATCGTGGCCAACCCCCGGGTTCGGGTTTACGTCGGCAGCCACCGCGCCGCACCCGCCACCGCACGCGTTCTCGAACAAGCCGAAGCCGACCAGGCGCTAGCCTCCTACCGCAGCCACCACCCGGCGGCGTGGGAGAACCTCAAGCAGGTGATCGAGGAAACGCTCGGCAGCCCGATCACCGACACCGACACGGCACTGCCGATGGTGGAACTGCGCCTCGACTAA
- a CDS encoding TetR/AcrR family transcriptional regulator — translation MHLATDDRTARARIRDEALRLFAERGPDAVTVRDIATAAGVSPALLIRHYGSKDGLIEAVDNHVIAIFEVLLTEATRETEAVGLGQAAVGGLLDGLATHLPPDSAVPAYLSRMLISGGTAGPGLFARLFRLSQDTLNAMVAAGTASPGADPAVRAAFLLVNDLAVLTLRPRLIEVLGVDPLTDAGMRRWAGEVFAVYRDGLVSD, via the coding sequence GTGCATTTAGCGACCGATGATCGAACCGCGCGGGCAAGGATCCGCGACGAAGCACTGCGACTATTCGCCGAGCGCGGCCCCGACGCGGTCACCGTGCGAGACATCGCGACCGCCGCGGGGGTCTCGCCCGCTTTGCTCATCCGCCACTACGGCTCCAAAGACGGGCTGATCGAGGCCGTCGACAACCACGTCATCGCCATATTTGAAGTGCTGCTGACCGAAGCCACCCGAGAAACCGAGGCCGTCGGGCTCGGCCAGGCCGCCGTGGGAGGCCTGCTCGACGGCCTCGCCACGCACCTACCGCCCGACTCAGCGGTCCCGGCATACCTGAGCCGAATGTTGATTAGCGGCGGTACGGCCGGACCAGGGTTGTTCGCGCGGCTGTTCCGGCTCAGCCAAGACACGCTGAACGCGATGGTTGCCGCGGGAACCGCCAGTCCTGGTGCCGATCCCGCGGTGCGGGCGGCGTTCTTGCTGGTCAACGATCTAGCGGTGCTGACACTGCGGCCACGGCTCATCGAAGTCCTCGGTGTCGATCCGCTCACCGACGCCGGAATGCGGCGCTGGGCCGGCGAGGTGTTCGCCGTCTATCGCGACGGCCTGGTCAGCGATTGA
- a CDS encoding response regulator transcription factor, which yields MTDRSRTDHTGNRQVASRTDQFSVGAPRVLVVEDSETIREMVNEALADVGYHTDTRSDGEGLEEVLQGLRPDLVVLDVMLPGRDGFALIDVIREWGDIGIVLITARDGLPDRLRGLDGGADDYVVKPFELAELVSRVGAVLRRRGRLPRVVQVGDLMLDSEAGVAARDGHQLDLTATELRLLDFLVQQRGRIVSATQILNAVWGYDAYDANLVQVHVSSLRRKLEAHGPRIVQTVRGIGYRLQPPRS from the coding sequence ATGACCGATCGTTCGCGAACCGACCACACCGGCAATCGCCAGGTTGCGAGCCGCACGGACCAATTCAGTGTCGGCGCGCCGAGAGTGCTGGTGGTCGAGGATTCCGAGACCATCCGCGAAATGGTCAACGAGGCCCTGGCCGACGTCGGCTACCACACCGACACCCGCTCCGATGGAGAAGGACTGGAAGAAGTTCTGCAGGGCCTACGGCCCGACCTGGTGGTACTCGACGTGATGCTGCCGGGTCGGGACGGATTTGCCCTCATCGACGTCATCCGCGAGTGGGGCGATATAGGCATCGTCTTGATCACCGCCCGCGACGGTCTGCCCGACCGGCTGCGCGGTCTCGACGGAGGTGCCGACGACTATGTGGTCAAACCGTTCGAGCTCGCCGAACTCGTGTCGCGGGTGGGCGCGGTTCTGCGCCGCCGGGGTCGGCTGCCCCGGGTGGTTCAGGTCGGCGATCTGATGCTGGACAGCGAGGCTGGGGTCGCTGCACGCGACGGCCACCAGCTGGACCTGACCGCCACCGAACTCCGACTGCTCGACTTCCTGGTACAACAACGCGGCCGCATCGTGAGCGCCACGCAGATCCTCAATGCCGTGTGGGGCTACGACGCCTACGACGCCAACCTGGTGCAGGTGCATGTCAGCAGCTTGCGCCGCAAGCTCGAAGCGCATGGCCCACGAATTGTGCAGACCGTCCGAGGCATCGGCTACCGGTTGCAGCCGCCGAGGTCATGA
- a CDS encoding sensor histidine kinase: protein MAEELESPGDPETPTPSLQRRVILLVVALLAVLLVVLGVTIDVSLGLQARRNLHDLLLAATSRADALASVGTSPELIAAEINGGSVRALLVTADGATYGDPNISPDTTAGPAVPALPGPPPLIPPGGHQGPHGPPPPPPPPPGGPPPGPPPDATATAAVHTLPDGSRLILVADTTQTTQVTRQLRQLMIGAGLVTLVVAALLLVLVSRAALAPLDRLAALAKDITTGDRGRRLRPSRADTELGRAASAFDGMLDALEDSELRAQQAATAAQRAENATRQFLVDAAHELRTPIAGMQVAAEQLASSAGQQQEDPAARGQYRRASLLLSDARRAGRLVADMLDLSRIDAGLPLDRHDTDLAEIVDAESQRTTMLAPQITVTRSGLGTLTVAADPTRVAQILSNLLDNARRYTPAGGAIAIDLRAGQGVATVTVTDTGPGIPDNERNRIFERLVRLDAARTRDHGGAGLGLPIARALARAHGGELVCLPHQGGARFRLTLPLAVAGGVE, encoded by the coding sequence ATGGCCGAGGAGCTCGAATCCCCGGGCGATCCCGAAACCCCCACACCGTCGCTGCAGCGACGGGTGATTCTGCTGGTGGTGGCCTTGCTGGCGGTGCTATTGGTGGTGCTGGGTGTGACCATCGACGTCAGCCTGGGCTTGCAGGCTCGGCGGAATCTGCACGATCTGCTGCTGGCGGCCACCTCGCGCGCCGACGCGCTGGCGTCGGTGGGCACCTCTCCGGAACTGATCGCCGCCGAGATCAACGGCGGCAGCGTGCGCGCGCTGCTGGTGACAGCCGACGGTGCTACCTACGGGGACCCTAACATCAGCCCGGACACCACCGCGGGCCCCGCCGTCCCGGCGCTGCCCGGCCCTCCGCCCCTGATTCCGCCCGGGGGGCACCAGGGTCCTCATGGCCCCCCGCCGCCGCCTCCCCCTCCACCTGGGGGACCGCCGCCCGGACCGCCGCCGGATGCGACCGCCACGGCGGCGGTACACACCTTGCCGGATGGTTCGCGACTGATCCTGGTCGCCGACACCACGCAGACCACTCAAGTGACTCGCCAGCTGCGCCAGCTGATGATCGGTGCCGGGCTGGTGACCCTGGTAGTGGCGGCACTGCTACTGGTACTGGTCAGCCGGGCGGCATTGGCGCCGCTGGATCGGCTCGCGGCGTTGGCCAAGGACATCACCACCGGAGATCGCGGTCGCCGGCTGCGCCCCAGCCGCGCCGATACCGAACTCGGCCGGGCCGCGAGCGCTTTCGACGGAATGCTGGATGCGCTGGAAGACTCAGAGCTGCGTGCCCAGCAGGCCGCTACGGCCGCGCAGCGCGCCGAGAACGCGACGCGGCAGTTTCTCGTCGACGCCGCCCACGAACTGCGCACTCCGATCGCGGGGATGCAGGTCGCCGCCGAACAACTCGCCAGCAGCGCCGGGCAGCAGCAGGAAGATCCCGCAGCGCGCGGCCAGTACCGCCGCGCCAGTCTGCTGCTCTCTGATGCGCGTCGCGCGGGACGGCTCGTCGCCGACATGCTGGATCTGAGCCGTATCGACGCGGGGCTGCCGCTGGACCGCCACGACACCGACCTGGCCGAGATCGTCGACGCCGAAAGCCAGCGAACCACGATGCTGGCGCCGCAGATCACCGTGACCCGGTCCGGGCTTGGCACGCTTACCGTTGCGGCCGACCCGACTCGGGTGGCGCAGATCCTGTCCAACTTGCTCGACAACGCGCGCAGGTACACCCCGGCCGGGGGAGCCATCGCCATCGATCTGCGGGCCGGCCAAGGAGTGGCCACGGTGACCGTCACCGACACCGGCCCGGGCATCCCCGACAACGAGCGCAACCGAATCTTCGAGCGCTTGGTGCGCCTCGATGCCGCACGCACCCGCGACCATGGTGGTGCGGGCCTGGGTTTGCCGATCGCGCGGGCGCTGGCCCGGGCCCACGGGGGCGAGCTGGTTTGTCTACCGCACCAGGGCGGTGCACGATTCCGGCTCACCTTGCCGCTGGCGGTGGCCGGTGGCGTTGAGTGA
- a CDS encoding S1 family peptidase produces MVGVSAHALANLGSPSSLARTALLLAGALLCLSVAAWPVLSQRRRQHPETQEQMFAGTNVPYSAPPQRRRSDGGRLTIAALICAAGFVAAIWLPSKSTMARPLVALPGASAIAPGTGIAVTYADGSGGMGCTAGFLVRTNAGRTGILTAGHCNKEGEASKVSINYSTGGGYVNIGTFSQSVSEGLSGEAHDIGLITLDSGKIPQSPAIKAAVPVTGIATDLKVGQLLCKFGMKTGRAECGQVTDISASKVAFLAASECGDSGGPVYRLDDDGTAVAVGILIRAGHANDPHPGCSTPATFSIAELVRPWLDRWSLTAITESGSP; encoded by the coding sequence ATGGTCGGCGTCAGTGCCCACGCGCTCGCGAATCTGGGCTCGCCGTCGTCCCTGGCTCGCACCGCGTTGTTGTTGGCCGGAGCGCTGCTGTGTCTGTCGGTGGCAGCTTGGCCGGTGCTGAGCCAGCGCCGCAGGCAGCACCCCGAGACACAAGAGCAGATGTTCGCCGGCACGAATGTGCCCTACTCCGCGCCACCGCAGCGGCGGCGGTCCGACGGTGGGCGACTGACGATTGCCGCGCTGATCTGCGCGGCCGGATTCGTCGCGGCTATCTGGCTGCCAAGCAAGAGCACGATGGCGCGACCACTGGTTGCCCTGCCAGGCGCCAGTGCCATTGCCCCGGGCACCGGCATCGCCGTCACCTACGCCGACGGGTCAGGGGGAATGGGCTGCACCGCTGGGTTCTTGGTACGCACCAACGCCGGCCGGACCGGGATACTCACCGCCGGCCACTGCAATAAGGAAGGCGAAGCGAGCAAGGTCAGCATCAACTACTCCACGGGCGGCGGATACGTGAACATCGGTACCTTCAGCCAGTCGGTCAGCGAGGGCCTCAGCGGGGAAGCCCACGACATCGGACTGATCACGCTGGATTCCGGAAAGATCCCGCAGTCCCCGGCGATCAAGGCGGCTGTTCCGGTCACCGGCATAGCCACCGATCTGAAGGTGGGGCAACTGCTCTGCAAGTTCGGGATGAAGACGGGCCGAGCGGAATGTGGGCAAGTCACCGACATCAGTGCGAGCAAGGTGGCTTTTCTGGCGGCCAGCGAATGCGGCGATTCCGGGGGCCCCGTCTACCGCCTGGACGACGATGGCACCGCGGTGGCGGTCGGCATTCTCATTCGGGCCGGCCATGCCAACGACCCACATCCCGGATGCTCGACACCGGCCACATTCTCAATCGCCGAGCTGGTGCGCCCCTGGCTGGACCGGTGGAGCCTGACCGCCATCACCGAATCGGGTTCCCCCTGA